The following proteins come from a genomic window of Sorghum bicolor cultivar BTx623 chromosome 3, Sorghum_bicolor_NCBIv3, whole genome shotgun sequence:
- the LOC8078119 gene encoding F-box protein At2g32560, translating to MLALLAAFAVACLLFVSRPCARDMRLFLASLCQQLLLSLLGLLAGLRLLGGVAAASHAANTETMPLMPSFKRKRAAVTVENAEEAAGAAAGGEPSVLDLPELAIDCILERLQPAELRSMAAVCRSMRERCRSDHLWERHMTSKWGRVLGRAARDEWRTHVASASESGAVSGGGGGGKRRRWLAALSCVCPVVSWMRPRPDGGKSSAPVLDDSIMSWYLSMESGKFWFPAQVYNREHGHVGFMMSCYDAELSYDFHTDTFRARYPPHGRRTVVLEDGVHWDRIRAPPVDTLAHDLHTSDCLHELRPGDHIEIQWRRNKEFPYGWWYGVVGHLESCDGNEHFCRCHLSDTVVLEFNQYTPGSRWRQALVNRKEHREEGNEGDGFYGGVRKLRSKDDISKWRQLWPTDILE from the exons ATGCTTGCCCTGCTCGCCGCCTTCGCCGTCGCCTGCCTGCTCTTCGTGTCCAGGCCATGCGCGCGTGACATGAGACTGTTCCTCGCCTCCCTGTGCCAGCAGCTCCTGCTCTCCCTCCTCGGACTCCTGGCAGGCCTCCGCCTGCTGGGCGGCGTCGCGGCCGCGTCCCACGCGGCCAACACAGAGACCATGCCGCTCATGCCGTCCTTCAAGAGGAAGCGGGCCGCGGTCACGGTGGAGAATGCGGAGGAGgcggccggcgccgccgctggcgGCGAGCCGTCGGTGCTCGACCTGCCGGAGCTGGCCATCGATTGCATTCTCGAGAGGCTGCAGCCGGCGGAGCTGCGGAGCATGGCCGCCGTCTGCCGCTCCATGCGCGAGCGCTGCCGCAGCGACCACCTCTGGGAGCGCCACATGACCAGCAAGTGGGGCCGTGTCCTGGGCCGCGCCGCCAGGGACGAATGGAGGACGCACGTGGCGTCCGCCAGCGAGTCCGGCGCGGtctcgggcggcggcggcggcggcaagcgCCGGAGGTGGCTCGCGGCGCTCTCCTGCGTTTGCCCGGTGGTGTCCTGGATGCGGCCCAGGCCCGACGGTGGCAAGTCGTCCGCCCCCGTGCTGGATGATTCCATCATGTCGTGGTACCTGTCCATGGAGAGCGGCAAGTTCTGGTTCCCGGCTCAGGTCTACAACCGCGAG CATGGGCATGTTGGGTTCATGATGTCTTGCTATGATGCAGAGCTCAGTTATGATTTTCACACTGACACATTCCGTGCAAG GTATCCGCCACACGGTCGACGAACTGTGGTCTTGGAGGATGGTGTCCATTGGGACAGGATCAGGGCACCACCTGTTGACACTCTTGCGCATGATCTCCACACCTCTGACTGCCTACATGAACTCCGGCCTGGTGATCATATTGAGATTCAGTGGAGAAGGAACAAAGAATtcccatatg GCTGGTGGTATGGGGTTGTTGGGCACTTGGAGTCATGTGATGGAAATGAACACTTTTGTCGGTGTCATCTTAGTG ATACCGTCGTGCTGGAGTTCAATCAGTACACGCCAGGCTCAAGATGGAGGCAAGCGTTGGTAAATCGGAAGGAACACAGGGAAGAGGGCAATGAGGGCGACGGGTTCTACGGCGGTGTCAGGAAGCTCCGCAGCAaggatgacatctccaagtggaGGCAGCTGTGGCCAACAGACATCCTGGAGTAG
- the LOC8054678 gene encoding protein LNK3 isoform X2 has translation MSIMAWYPLPQSGGTPSAPGDEFFDDQLSAAGWPLWSFGSSADDDHHDSHGAGGAARAEKHGNDDAAGSSVEHTEGLPVPRQQRTQPTDDIFMSQFSDEEMRRMDAPFEALDMFPGSMHQLLSYENMLSGVLTGGSSEDGQQADATLGVDTMDTCGFPLFSHDLTQNAPPELVPDLVTPKDHHQDGASFVTKRSRAVVADEGSVFLEAMVLQELEDVVFQLTKRTRVCFRDAFFRLAESSRAKCSAATANGTTPSSQTGAQQAADQGNASSRMSTPCCPERETNAIDRTVADLTMKLPRSVPLDEVRRCPDDDDSAAEAQSATTSTWTTTTTAAA, from the exons ATGAGCATCATGGCGTGGTACCCGTTGCCGCAGAGCGGAGGCACACCGTCGGCGCCTGGCGACGAGTTCTTCGACGACCAGCTCAGCGCCGCCGGCTGGCCGCTCTGGAGCTTCGGCTCATCAGCTGACGACGATCATCATGACAGTCACGGCGCTGGCGGCGCGGCGCGTGCAGAGAAGCACGGCAACGACGACGCGGCGGGGAGTTCTGTCGAACACACCGAGGGCCTCCCGGTGCCGCGCCAGCAGCGCACGCAACCAACAGACGACATCTTCAT GAGCCAGTTCTCGGACGAGGAGATGAGGAGGATGGACGCGCCGTTCGAGGCGCTGGACATGTTCCCGGGCTCCATGCACCAGCTGCTGTCCTACGAGAACATGCTCAGCGGGGTGCTCACCGGCGGCTCATCGGAGGACGGCCAGCAGGCGGACGCCACGCTCGGGGTGGACACCATGGACACCTGCGGCTTCCCTCTCTTCAGCCACGACCTGACGCAGAACGCGCCGCCGGAGCTAGTCCCCGATCTTGTCACGCCTAAGGATCATCATCAG GATGGGGCGAGCTTTGTGACCAAAAGGAGCAGAGCCGTCGTCGCCGATGAAGGGAGCGTGTTCTTGGAAGCGATGGTGCTCCAGGAGCTCGAGGACGTGGTGTTCCAG CTGACGAAGAGGACGCGGGTGTGCTTCCGGGACGCCTTCTTCAGGCTGGCTGAGAGTTCGAGAGCCAAGTGCAGCGCCGCAACCGCAAACGGGACGACGCCTTCTTCTCAAACTGGTGCCCAGCAAGCAGCAGATCAGGGCAATGCGTCGTCCAG GATGTCAACGCCATGCTGCCCGGAACGGGAGACGAACGCCATCGACAGGACGGTGGCGGACCTCACCATGAAGCTGCCGCGTTCCGTTCCTCTTGATGAGGTCCGCCGCTgccccgacgacgacgactcagCGGCGGAGGCGCAGTCCGCAACCACCTCCAcctggacgacgacgacgacggcggcggcgtag
- the LOC8054678 gene encoding protein LNK3 isoform X1, translating into MSIMAWYPLPQSGGTPSAPGDEFFDDQLSAAGWPLWSFGSSADDDHHDSHGAGGAARAEKHGNDDAAGSSVEHTEGLPVPRQQRTQPTDDIFMSQFSDEEMRRMDAPFEALDMFPGSMHQLLSYENMLSGVLTGGSSEDGQQADATLGVDTMDTCGFPLFSHDLTQNAPPELVPDLVTPKDHHQDGASFVTKRSRAVVADEGSVFLEAMVLQELEDVVFQLTKRTRVCFRDAFFRLAESSRAKCSAATANGTTPSSQTGAQQAADQGNASSRYVTMSTPCCPERETNAIDRTVADLTMKLPRSVPLDEVRRCPDDDDSAAEAQSATTSTWTTTTTAAA; encoded by the exons ATGAGCATCATGGCGTGGTACCCGTTGCCGCAGAGCGGAGGCACACCGTCGGCGCCTGGCGACGAGTTCTTCGACGACCAGCTCAGCGCCGCCGGCTGGCCGCTCTGGAGCTTCGGCTCATCAGCTGACGACGATCATCATGACAGTCACGGCGCTGGCGGCGCGGCGCGTGCAGAGAAGCACGGCAACGACGACGCGGCGGGGAGTTCTGTCGAACACACCGAGGGCCTCCCGGTGCCGCGCCAGCAGCGCACGCAACCAACAGACGACATCTTCAT GAGCCAGTTCTCGGACGAGGAGATGAGGAGGATGGACGCGCCGTTCGAGGCGCTGGACATGTTCCCGGGCTCCATGCACCAGCTGCTGTCCTACGAGAACATGCTCAGCGGGGTGCTCACCGGCGGCTCATCGGAGGACGGCCAGCAGGCGGACGCCACGCTCGGGGTGGACACCATGGACACCTGCGGCTTCCCTCTCTTCAGCCACGACCTGACGCAGAACGCGCCGCCGGAGCTAGTCCCCGATCTTGTCACGCCTAAGGATCATCATCAG GATGGGGCGAGCTTTGTGACCAAAAGGAGCAGAGCCGTCGTCGCCGATGAAGGGAGCGTGTTCTTGGAAGCGATGGTGCTCCAGGAGCTCGAGGACGTGGTGTTCCAG CTGACGAAGAGGACGCGGGTGTGCTTCCGGGACGCCTTCTTCAGGCTGGCTGAGAGTTCGAGAGCCAAGTGCAGCGCCGCAACCGCAAACGGGACGACGCCTTCTTCTCAAACTGGTGCCCAGCAAGCAGCAGATCAGGGCAATGCGTCGTCCAGGTACGTGAC GATGTCAACGCCATGCTGCCCGGAACGGGAGACGAACGCCATCGACAGGACGGTGGCGGACCTCACCATGAAGCTGCCGCGTTCCGTTCCTCTTGATGAGGTCCGCCGCTgccccgacgacgacgactcagCGGCGGAGGCGCAGTCCGCAACCACCTCCAcctggacgacgacgacgacggcggcggcgtag